Proteins encoded within one genomic window of Gemmobacter sp.:
- a CDS encoding DUF1467 family protein, with the protein MSISAAIVLFAVCWFMVFFIVLPLRLTTQGEAGSVVPGTPQGAPAGFVVRRKALITTIAAAVIWAVIYVVITQGWVTVRDLDVMGRMPPAVQTD; encoded by the coding sequence ATGTCGATCAGCGCCGCCATCGTCCTGTTCGCCGTCTGCTGGTTCATGGTGTTCTTCATCGTCCTGCCCCTGCGGCTGACCACGCAAGGAGAGGCCGGCAGCGTGGTGCCCGGCACGCCACAGGGCGCGCCGGCCGGCTTTGTGGTGCGGCGCAAGGCGCTGATCACCACCATTGCAGCGGCGGTGATCTGGGCCGTGATCTATGTCGTCATCACGCAAGGCTGGGTCACGGTGCGTGACCTTGACGTCATGGGGCGGATGCCGCCGGCGGTTCAGACGGACTGA